The Accipiter gentilis chromosome 7, bAccGen1.1, whole genome shotgun sequence genome includes a region encoding these proteins:
- the PMVK gene encoding phosphomevalonate kinase: MAVPRAVVLLSGKRKSGKDFVAEELRSRLGPDVCTVLRLSGPLKEQYAKEHGLDFQRLLDASAYKETYRQDMIRWGEEKRCADPGFFCRTAVEGAAQPVWVVSDTRRLSDVEWFRDVYGDVVQTVRVVATEETRKRRNWVFVTGVDDTESECGLDQGVAFDWVITNDGDERSLDEQLEMLLRSLRSQL, translated from the exons ATGGCGGTGCCGCGCGCGGTGGTGCTGCTGAGCGGGAAGAGGAAGTCGGGGAAGGACTTCGTGGCCGAGGAGCTCCGGAGCCG GCTGGGCCCTGACGTGTGCACCGTCCTGCGCCTCTCTGGGCCCCTCAAGGAGCAATATGCCAAG GAGCACGGCCTGGACTTCCAGCGGCTCCTGGATGCCAGTGCCTACAAGGAGACGTACCGGCAGGACATGATCCGCTGGGGCGAGGAGAAGCGCTGTGCTGACCCCGGCTTCTTCTGCAGGACAGCGGTGGAGGGGGCAGCACAGCCGGTGTGG GTGGTGAGCGACACGCGCCGCCTCTCGGACGTGGAGTGGTTCCGGGATGTCTACGGTGACGTGGTGCAGACCGTGCGGGTGGTGGCCACTGAGgagacgaggaagaggaggaactggGTCTTCGTCACCG GGGTGGATGACACCGAGTCTGAGTGCGGTCTGGACCAGGGAGTGGCCTTCGACTGGGTGATCACCAACGACGGGGACGAGCGGTCCCTGGACGAgcagctggagatgctgctgcgGTCGCTCCGCAGTCAGCTATAG
- the PBXIP1 gene encoding pre-B-cell leukemia transcription factor-interacting protein 1 isoform X3, which produces MAEKTASRVSDHSWVLAGSEGLPVNTVGPEQDLASHGAEDEELKEEEGTQDTITAVAANGTAAFPGQTQHSESSRLGDLEECWDPRAGVVPAPDGSTEPSVPDGDEQEEPDAEAEPGPCPDNPIAGPPTEEGSCTSSDDDVEGLRRRQGHKPCPAGPPPPMPAPHQGTPDASDKDGLSMSKYLLGALALVAVGLLIVSGGIYDPVDGPMENVDSQQKAPSSDARDPQSVQSVSLLLDKLAKENQEIRLMQAELQAHKEELHALLQKSEGEPVAAGAQQQSLAAENARLRAALEREAAALRDAQAELQHLRAAGAPGSPRAGEPVAQQPPSTGASAHGEDAARREGTWQHGWLALVRQELVGALERARGPGGLEGLVEELRTLEQRLGRELEAAKPFPGPWKKPFKAEKKESRRHKRHGAGGGPHERERREQTKPHAPGKDHRFPREHKPGKAWGKSSHGPPQHGPRKLPPLSWYQAPQGCSGVADCARKEGREVLGAALKPVQKAEFLRLLEGFMGRLGWGVHFRGLAARLDGAFGADGTFAHDRLRFVDFVDDVEELLEEVARQERGNEEAADGFEEYVLRHYAGDGGAAGKEQGRKATRQHSTGG; this is translated from the exons ATGGCAGAGAAAACAGCCTCCCGGGTCTCAGACCACAGCTGGGTGCTGGCGGGCAGTGAG GGTCTGCCTGTCAACACGGTGGGTCcagagcaggatttggcctcCCATGGGGCTGAGGATGAGGagttgaaggaggaggaaggcaccCAGGACACCatcacag ccgTGGCCGCCAATGGCACAGCTGCCTTCCCCGGCCAGACCCAGCACTcagagagcagcaggctgggg GACCTGGAGGAGTGTTGGGACCCCAGGGCTGGGGTGGTGCCCGCCCCAGATGGCTCCACAGAGCCCAGCGTGCCGGATGGCGATGAGCAGGAGGAGCCCGATGCCGAGGCTGAGCCGGGACCCTGCCCTGACAACCCCATAGCAG GGCCACCAACAGAGGAGGGGAGCTGCACCAGCAGTGACGATGATGTGgaggggctgcggcggcggcagGGCCACAAGCCCTGTCCTGCTGGACCCCCCCCTCCCATGCCTGCCCCGCACCAAGGGACACCGGATGCCAGTGACAAGGATGGGCTCAGCATGAGCAAGTACCTCCTGGGTGCCTTGGCACtggtggctgtggggctgctgatTGTCTCCG gtGGCATCTACGACCCAGTGGATG GTCCCATGGAGAACGTG GACTCGCAGCAGAAGGCCCCCTCATCAGATGCCAGGGACCCCCAGAGCGTGCAGTCTGTGAGCCTTCTCCTGGACAAGCTGGCCAAGGAGAACCAGGAGATCCGGCTCATGCAGGCGGAGCTGCAG gcccACAAGGAAGAGCTGCACGCCCTACTGCAGAAGAGCGAGGGTGAGCCGGTGGCGGCCGGGGCGCAGCAGCAGAGCCTTGCCGCGGAGAATGCGCGGCTGCGCGCAGCACTGGAGCGGGAGGCCGCCGCACTCCGTGACGCCcaggctgagctgcagcaccTGCGAGCTGCAGGGGCACCGGGCAGCCCCCGGGCTGGGGAGCCGGTggcacagcagccccccagcacggGTGCCTCAGCCCATGGTGAGGATGCAGCACGGCGTGAGGGTACCTGGCAGCACGGCTGGCTGGCTTTGGTGCGGCAGGAGCTGGTGGGTGCCTTGGAGCGGGCGCGGGGCCCCGGGGGTCTTGAGGGGCTGGTGGAGGAGCTGAGGACCCTGGAGCAGCGCCTGGGCcgggagctggaggcagccaagCCCTTCCCTGGGCCCTGGAAGAAGCCCTTCAAGGCAGAGAAGAAGGAGAGCAGGCGGCACAAGCGGCACGGTGCCGGGGGGGGCCCCCACGAgcgggagaggagggagcagacCAAACCCCACGCGCCCGGGAAGGACCACCGGTTTCCCCGGGAGCACAAGCCAGGGAAAGCCTGGGGGAAGTCGTCTCACGGCCCCCCCCAGCACGGCCCCCGCAAGCTGCCCCCTCTCAGCTGGTACCAGGCACCCCAGGGCTGCTCGGGGGTGGCCGACTGTGCCCGCAAAGAGGGccgggaggtgctgggggctgcgctGAAGCCGGTGCAGAAGGCAGAGTTCCTGCGGCTGCTGGAAGGCTTCATGGGGCGGCTGGGCTGGGGGGTGCACTTCAGGGGGCTGGCGGCACGGCTGGACGGCGCCTTCGGGGCCGACGGCACCTTCGCCCACGACCGCCTGCGCTTCGTCGACTTCGTGGATGACgtggaggagctgctggaggaggtggcgCGGCAGGAGCGAGGCAACGAGGAGGCGGCCGACGGTTTCGAGGAGTATGTGCTGCGGCATTACGCCGGGGACGGCGG TGCCGCTGGGAAGGAGCAGGGCCGGAAAGCCACGCGGCAGCACAGCACGGGGGGGTAG
- the PBXIP1 gene encoding pre-B-cell leukemia transcription factor-interacting protein 1 isoform X2, whose product MAEKTASRVSDHSWVLAGSEGLPVNTVGPEQDLASHGAEDEELKEEEGTQDTITAVAANGTAAFPGQTQHSESSRLGDLEECWDPRAGVVPAPDGSTEPSVPDGDEQEEPDAEAEPGPCPDNPIAEEGSCTSSDDDVEGLRRRQGHKPCPAGPPPPMPAPHQGTPDASDKDGLSMSKYLLGALALVAVGLLIVSGGIYDPVDGPMENVVSRDVAAGEQELPLPTDGNDSQQKAPSSDARDPQSVQSVSLLLDKLAKENQEIRLMQAELQAHKEELHALLQKSEGEPVAAGAQQQSLAAENARLRAALEREAAALRDAQAELQHLRAAGAPGSPRAGEPVAQQPPSTGASAHGEDAARREGTWQHGWLALVRQELVGALERARGPGGLEGLVEELRTLEQRLGRELEAAKPFPGPWKKPFKAEKKESRRHKRHGAGGGPHERERREQTKPHAPGKDHRFPREHKPGKAWGKSSHGPPQHGPRKLPPLSWYQAPQGCSGVADCARKEGREVLGAALKPVQKAEFLRLLEGFMGRLGWGVHFRGLAARLDGAFGADGTFAHDRLRFVDFVDDVEELLEEVARQERGNEEAADGFEEYVLRHYAGDGGAAGKEQGRKATRQHSTGG is encoded by the exons ATGGCAGAGAAAACAGCCTCCCGGGTCTCAGACCACAGCTGGGTGCTGGCGGGCAGTGAG GGTCTGCCTGTCAACACGGTGGGTCcagagcaggatttggcctcCCATGGGGCTGAGGATGAGGagttgaaggaggaggaaggcaccCAGGACACCatcacag ccgTGGCCGCCAATGGCACAGCTGCCTTCCCCGGCCAGACCCAGCACTcagagagcagcaggctgggg GACCTGGAGGAGTGTTGGGACCCCAGGGCTGGGGTGGTGCCCGCCCCAGATGGCTCCACAGAGCCCAGCGTGCCGGATGGCGATGAGCAGGAGGAGCCCGATGCCGAGGCTGAGCCGGGACCCTGCCCTGACAACCCCATAGCAG AGGAGGGGAGCTGCACCAGCAGTGACGATGATGTGgaggggctgcggcggcggcagGGCCACAAGCCCTGTCCTGCTGGACCCCCCCCTCCCATGCCTGCCCCGCACCAAGGGACACCGGATGCCAGTGACAAGGATGGGCTCAGCATGAGCAAGTACCTCCTGGGTGCCTTGGCACtggtggctgtggggctgctgatTGTCTCCG gtGGCATCTACGACCCAGTGGATG GTCCCATGGAGAACGTGGTGAGCCGGGACGTGGCAGCCGGGGAGCAGGAGTTGCCGCTGCCCACTGATGGCAAT GACTCGCAGCAGAAGGCCCCCTCATCAGATGCCAGGGACCCCCAGAGCGTGCAGTCTGTGAGCCTTCTCCTGGACAAGCTGGCCAAGGAGAACCAGGAGATCCGGCTCATGCAGGCGGAGCTGCAG gcccACAAGGAAGAGCTGCACGCCCTACTGCAGAAGAGCGAGGGTGAGCCGGTGGCGGCCGGGGCGCAGCAGCAGAGCCTTGCCGCGGAGAATGCGCGGCTGCGCGCAGCACTGGAGCGGGAGGCCGCCGCACTCCGTGACGCCcaggctgagctgcagcaccTGCGAGCTGCAGGGGCACCGGGCAGCCCCCGGGCTGGGGAGCCGGTggcacagcagccccccagcacggGTGCCTCAGCCCATGGTGAGGATGCAGCACGGCGTGAGGGTACCTGGCAGCACGGCTGGCTGGCTTTGGTGCGGCAGGAGCTGGTGGGTGCCTTGGAGCGGGCGCGGGGCCCCGGGGGTCTTGAGGGGCTGGTGGAGGAGCTGAGGACCCTGGAGCAGCGCCTGGGCcgggagctggaggcagccaagCCCTTCCCTGGGCCCTGGAAGAAGCCCTTCAAGGCAGAGAAGAAGGAGAGCAGGCGGCACAAGCGGCACGGTGCCGGGGGGGGCCCCCACGAgcgggagaggagggagcagacCAAACCCCACGCGCCCGGGAAGGACCACCGGTTTCCCCGGGAGCACAAGCCAGGGAAAGCCTGGGGGAAGTCGTCTCACGGCCCCCCCCAGCACGGCCCCCGCAAGCTGCCCCCTCTCAGCTGGTACCAGGCACCCCAGGGCTGCTCGGGGGTGGCCGACTGTGCCCGCAAAGAGGGccgggaggtgctgggggctgcgctGAAGCCGGTGCAGAAGGCAGAGTTCCTGCGGCTGCTGGAAGGCTTCATGGGGCGGCTGGGCTGGGGGGTGCACTTCAGGGGGCTGGCGGCACGGCTGGACGGCGCCTTCGGGGCCGACGGCACCTTCGCCCACGACCGCCTGCGCTTCGTCGACTTCGTGGATGACgtggaggagctgctggaggaggtggcgCGGCAGGAGCGAGGCAACGAGGAGGCGGCCGACGGTTTCGAGGAGTATGTGCTGCGGCATTACGCCGGGGACGGCGG TGCCGCTGGGAAGGAGCAGGGCCGGAAAGCCACGCGGCAGCACAGCACGGGGGGGTAG
- the PBXIP1 gene encoding pre-B-cell leukemia transcription factor-interacting protein 1 isoform X1 — MAEKTASRVSDHSWVLAGSEGLPVNTVGPEQDLASHGAEDEELKEEEGTQDTITAVAANGTAAFPGQTQHSESSRLGDLEECWDPRAGVVPAPDGSTEPSVPDGDEQEEPDAEAEPGPCPDNPIAGPPTEEGSCTSSDDDVEGLRRRQGHKPCPAGPPPPMPAPHQGTPDASDKDGLSMSKYLLGALALVAVGLLIVSGGIYDPVDGPMENVVSRDVAAGEQELPLPTDGNDSQQKAPSSDARDPQSVQSVSLLLDKLAKENQEIRLMQAELQAHKEELHALLQKSEGEPVAAGAQQQSLAAENARLRAALEREAAALRDAQAELQHLRAAGAPGSPRAGEPVAQQPPSTGASAHGEDAARREGTWQHGWLALVRQELVGALERARGPGGLEGLVEELRTLEQRLGRELEAAKPFPGPWKKPFKAEKKESRRHKRHGAGGGPHERERREQTKPHAPGKDHRFPREHKPGKAWGKSSHGPPQHGPRKLPPLSWYQAPQGCSGVADCARKEGREVLGAALKPVQKAEFLRLLEGFMGRLGWGVHFRGLAARLDGAFGADGTFAHDRLRFVDFVDDVEELLEEVARQERGNEEAADGFEEYVLRHYAGDGGAAGKEQGRKATRQHSTGG; from the exons ATGGCAGAGAAAACAGCCTCCCGGGTCTCAGACCACAGCTGGGTGCTGGCGGGCAGTGAG GGTCTGCCTGTCAACACGGTGGGTCcagagcaggatttggcctcCCATGGGGCTGAGGATGAGGagttgaaggaggaggaaggcaccCAGGACACCatcacag ccgTGGCCGCCAATGGCACAGCTGCCTTCCCCGGCCAGACCCAGCACTcagagagcagcaggctgggg GACCTGGAGGAGTGTTGGGACCCCAGGGCTGGGGTGGTGCCCGCCCCAGATGGCTCCACAGAGCCCAGCGTGCCGGATGGCGATGAGCAGGAGGAGCCCGATGCCGAGGCTGAGCCGGGACCCTGCCCTGACAACCCCATAGCAG GGCCACCAACAGAGGAGGGGAGCTGCACCAGCAGTGACGATGATGTGgaggggctgcggcggcggcagGGCCACAAGCCCTGTCCTGCTGGACCCCCCCCTCCCATGCCTGCCCCGCACCAAGGGACACCGGATGCCAGTGACAAGGATGGGCTCAGCATGAGCAAGTACCTCCTGGGTGCCTTGGCACtggtggctgtggggctgctgatTGTCTCCG gtGGCATCTACGACCCAGTGGATG GTCCCATGGAGAACGTGGTGAGCCGGGACGTGGCAGCCGGGGAGCAGGAGTTGCCGCTGCCCACTGATGGCAAT GACTCGCAGCAGAAGGCCCCCTCATCAGATGCCAGGGACCCCCAGAGCGTGCAGTCTGTGAGCCTTCTCCTGGACAAGCTGGCCAAGGAGAACCAGGAGATCCGGCTCATGCAGGCGGAGCTGCAG gcccACAAGGAAGAGCTGCACGCCCTACTGCAGAAGAGCGAGGGTGAGCCGGTGGCGGCCGGGGCGCAGCAGCAGAGCCTTGCCGCGGAGAATGCGCGGCTGCGCGCAGCACTGGAGCGGGAGGCCGCCGCACTCCGTGACGCCcaggctgagctgcagcaccTGCGAGCTGCAGGGGCACCGGGCAGCCCCCGGGCTGGGGAGCCGGTggcacagcagccccccagcacggGTGCCTCAGCCCATGGTGAGGATGCAGCACGGCGTGAGGGTACCTGGCAGCACGGCTGGCTGGCTTTGGTGCGGCAGGAGCTGGTGGGTGCCTTGGAGCGGGCGCGGGGCCCCGGGGGTCTTGAGGGGCTGGTGGAGGAGCTGAGGACCCTGGAGCAGCGCCTGGGCcgggagctggaggcagccaagCCCTTCCCTGGGCCCTGGAAGAAGCCCTTCAAGGCAGAGAAGAAGGAGAGCAGGCGGCACAAGCGGCACGGTGCCGGGGGGGGCCCCCACGAgcgggagaggagggagcagacCAAACCCCACGCGCCCGGGAAGGACCACCGGTTTCCCCGGGAGCACAAGCCAGGGAAAGCCTGGGGGAAGTCGTCTCACGGCCCCCCCCAGCACGGCCCCCGCAAGCTGCCCCCTCTCAGCTGGTACCAGGCACCCCAGGGCTGCTCGGGGGTGGCCGACTGTGCCCGCAAAGAGGGccgggaggtgctgggggctgcgctGAAGCCGGTGCAGAAGGCAGAGTTCCTGCGGCTGCTGGAAGGCTTCATGGGGCGGCTGGGCTGGGGGGTGCACTTCAGGGGGCTGGCGGCACGGCTGGACGGCGCCTTCGGGGCCGACGGCACCTTCGCCCACGACCGCCTGCGCTTCGTCGACTTCGTGGATGACgtggaggagctgctggaggaggtggcgCGGCAGGAGCGAGGCAACGAGGAGGCGGCCGACGGTTTCGAGGAGTATGTGCTGCGGCATTACGCCGGGGACGGCGG TGCCGCTGGGAAGGAGCAGGGCCGGAAAGCCACGCGGCAGCACAGCACGGGGGGGTAG
- the PYGO2 gene encoding pygopus homolog 2 — MAAPHAEKLEGGVPAPPPPPGPPHPAGSAAAGGPGRKQGKAGLQMKSPEKKRRKSNTQGPAYSHLSEFAPPPTPMVDHLVASNPFEDDFGAPKVGAAPAPFLGSPVPFGGFRVQGGMSPQVPPGYGGGPQPLRRQPPPFAPGQMGPAFSMPPQNPGYVQPGGMGFPGQPFSQPLGQNFSPPAGQLLQGPVGGFGPMISPTVGQPPRGDMGPGPALNPPGGPAASQRFSQPGNLFGQSPMQRPGQNVPPLPPTASPFPGADPGFPAGGEEGGKNINPTPSTFAQEQHSGSPATVNGAQPGFAPGSTGRGAGTPETNSLPPPPPGKAAGSSGHQPPPGLVYPCGACRNEVNDDQDAILCEASCQKWFHRECTGMTENAYGLLTTEASAVWACDFCLKTKEIQSVYVREGLGQLVAANDG, encoded by the exons ATGGCGGCCCCACACGCGGAGAAGCTGGAGGGCGGCgtccctgccccgccgcccccgccggggccCCCGCACCCCGCGGGTagcgccgccgccggcgggcccgGCCGGAAGCAGGGGAAGGCAG GGCTGCAGATGAAGAGCCCCGAGAAGAAGCGGCGCAAGTCCAACACGCAG GGCCCCGCCTACTCCCACCTCTCGGAGTTCGCCCCGCCGCCCACCCCCATGGTGGACCACCTGGTGGCCTCCAACCCCTTCGAGGATGATTTTGGGGCCCCCAAGGTGGGCGCAGCCCCTGCCCCTTTCCTGGGCAGCCCTGTGCCTTTCGGCGGCTTCCGCGTCCAGGGGGGGATGTCACCGCAGGTGCCCCCCGGTTACGGTGGaggcccccagcccctgcggAGGCAGCCCCCCCCCTTCGCCCCCGGGCAGATGGGCCCGGCCTTCAGCATGCCCCCCCAGAACCCCGGCTATGTCCAGCCCGGGGGCATGGGCTTCCCGGGGCAGCCCTTCAGCCAGCCCCTCGGACAGAACTTCAGCCCCCCCGCGGGGCAGCTCCTGCAGGGGCCTGTCGGGGGCTTCGGGCCCATGATTTCCCCCactgtggggcagcccccccgggGAGACATGGGCCCCGGGCCAGCCCTCAACCCCCCTGGGGGACCGGCGGCCTCCCAGCGCTTTAGCCAACCCGGCAACCTCTTTGGACAGTCGCCCATGCAGCGCCCAGGGCAGAatgtgccccccctgccccccaccgccagccccttccccggggCCGACCCCGGCTTCCCTGCTGGCGGCGAGGAGGGGGGCAAGAACATCaaccccacccccagcaccttcGCCCAGGAGCAGCATTCGGGCTCCCCTGCCACCGTCAATGGGGCGCAGCCCGGTTTCGCCCCTGGCAGCACCGGCCGCGGTGCTGGCACCCCGGAGACCAACAGCCTCCCGCCACCCCCACCCGGTAAGGCAGCCGGCAGTTCAGGGCACCAGCCACCGCCAGGGCTGGTGTACCCCTGTGGGGCTTGTCGCAACGAGGTGAACGACGACCAAGACGCCATCTTGTGCGAGGCCTCCTGCCAGAAGTGGTTCCACCGGGAGTGCACGGGGATGACGGAGAACGCCTATGGGCTGCTCACCACTGAGGCCTCTGCCGTCTGGGCCTGCGACTTCTGCCTGAAGACCAAGGAGATCCAGTCGGTCTATGTCCGGGAGGGCCTGGGACAGCTGGTGGCTGCCAACGATGGCTGA